In Pseudomonas sp. P5_109, the genomic window ATGCATGCCAAGCTCAAGGATGTGCTGCCGAAACGCGATCGCAGCTGATCGCCTGATTGGCTGTACAAAAACGCGCATAAAAAAACGCCGGGCTGAACCCGGCGTTTTTTTTTATGCGTTCGTTTTAACGAAGGTCACTGACTCAGCTTGGCCGCATGCCGCTGGTGACGCTCCATGTAGCGCTCGACGTAGGAGCACGATGGAATGACCGTGTAGCCCATTTCGTCAGCGTACTCCAGCGCCTTCTCGGTCAAGGCTGCCGCAATACCGCGACCACGCAATGCGTTGGGCACGAAGGTGCGATAGATATCCAGGGTCTGCTTCCCCAGATCCATATAGGTCAGATAGGCACGATGACCGTCCACATTGGTCTCGAACTGATGACCAGCCTGGTCATGGTGGATGGACAACGCCTCGCTCATCACTACTCCTCGCGGGTCTGGAATTCCGACCCCTACCTTACCGATGTTTTTCCGGCGAAGGAACATCTACGCCACCCCGTGCCTGAATGGACACCGAGAAGAGCTGCACCGATCTCGCGCTACCGAGCACGTACAAATAGTAGGCACCATTGACAGAAATGCTCAAGGTGCGCTCGTCATCATGCAGGTTGGCGGGTGCTGCTCCGGATCACGCAGGAATGGCTCGACCGAAGATCACTCCGGGTCGATAGCCTGAACATTGCCGGATGTTGAGACTTAAGACGAGCGCCCGTTGTTAAAGTCACCTGAACATCGAGAAAGATATTGAGAGCTGCCACGCAAAAGCCGAACAAAAGTATAGACGAATCCATATAGGCGGACTTTAGCCAGACCGGGAAAAAGAGCGCTGCGCCGAAGGAACTTTTTCTTGCCAGCTCGCTCAGCCACGGGCCTTGCAGCTGGATATTTTTTAATCAGTTCAGTTAAAAGTTGCTCGAAAAAGAATCAACGCCTACAATTTTTTTTGCTTCTTGCTTCACGTCAGTTTTACTTACTACAAGTAATGGGTAGTATGTACGCCGGCTATTTCCTCAATCGGAGGAGATAGCTACTTAATAGAAAGTCCTTGAAGGGGAACACGATGAACAACGTTCTGAAATTCTCTGCTCTGGCTCTGGCCGCAGTTCTGGCTACCGGTTGCAGCAGCGCATCGAAAGAAACCGAAGCACGTCTGACCGCTACTGAAGACGCAGCTGCTCGCTCCCAGGCTCGTGCAGACGAAGCTTACCGTAAAGCTGATGAAGCTCTGGCTGCTGCTCAAAAAGCACAACAGACTGCTGACGAAGCTAACGAGCGTGCTCTGCGCATGCTGGACAAAGCTAGCCGCAAGTAATAGTCCTTCGGGATTGTTATCAAGCCGACCCATTTTTTGGGTCGGCTTTTTTATTGCCCGGCGTTTCTCCAGGCAATAAAAAACCCGTCGACGCGGTCTGCGTCGACGGGCTCTTTGCAAGCGTTACTGCAGAGGGTCGATCGGGGTGCTCGACACCATCGGTGCGACGCCGTTGCTCGGCACAGCGATCTCAACTGGCAAGCCGTCTTCAGCGGCGACCACATCACGCACCACATCCCAGTTCATGCGCAGGTTGTTGGTGATGTCTTCACGCTTGAGCATCGCATTGATGACCGCCGTGTGCTTGTCGACCACCGACGGGTTGCCCTTGTCGTCCAGCGGCGTATGCGCCTCCAGATAGACCTTGCCGCCACTGAGGCCAAACTTGTACGGGTCGTTGATGATTCGGACCGACGTACCGACCGGCACCATGCCTGCCATTTCCAGCACGTTGTTGTTGAACATGCGGAAGCAGCCGTGGCTGGTGCGCATGCCAATGCCGAACTTCTTGTTCGAACCGTGGATCAGGTAGCCCGGTGTGCCCAGGGTGAACTTGAACGGCCCCAGCGGGTTGTCAGGGCCGGCCGGCACGACGTTGGGCAGCGGATCACCGTCTGCCGCGTGCTCGGCCTTGATCGAC contains:
- a CDS encoding L,D-transpeptidase family protein — protein: MLPRFPAVTRCLTLAALFVAGPVAALEFPLPPPGEDIIGQVQVIKAKYEDTFADLGTAYDLGYTEMVAANPGVDAWLPGAGTEIILPTRFILPPGPREGIVINLAEYRLYYYPKGKNVVYTFPLGIGREGWGSPIAHTSITAKTPNPTWTPPASIKAEHAADGDPLPNVVPAGPDNPLGPFKFTLGTPGYLIHGSNKKFGIGMRTSHGCFRMFNNNVLEMAGMVPVGTSVRIINDPYKFGLSGGKVYLEAHTPLDDKGNPSVVDKHTAVINAMLKREDITNNLRMNWDVVRDVVAAEDGLPVEIAVPSNGVAPMVSSTPIDPLQ
- the oprI gene encoding outer membrane lipoprotei OprI, whose amino-acid sequence is MNNVLKFSALALAAVLATGCSSASKETEARLTATEDAAARSQARADEAYRKADEALAAAQKAQQTADEANERALRMLDKASRK
- a CDS encoding GNAT family N-acetyltransferase produces the protein MSEALSIHHDQAGHQFETNVDGHRAYLTYMDLGKQTLDIYRTFVPNALRGRGIAAALTEKALEYADEMGYTVIPSCSYVERYMERHQRHAAKLSQ